In the genome of Candidatus Electrothrix rattekaaiensis, the window TCCTTTGATCTTGAGGCCTCACCGAGCCTGACCGAGGAACAGAAAACTCTGCTGAAACAGCGGCTCGGCAATCGCCTCAACAAGCAGGGGGTCTTGCGATTGGATGGAGATCGGCAGCGCAGTCAGCGGGGCAATCAGGAAGAGGTGATCCAACGTTTTATCCTCCTGATGCGGGATGCCTTGTATATCCAGAAGACGCGCAAAAAGACCCGGCCCTCCCGTAATGCCAAGCAGCGTCGTTTGCAGGGGAAAAAGAAGCGGGGCCAGCTCAAGCAGCAACGAGGAAAACGGAATTTTGAGCAGGAATGATGCGTAACCAGGACTGTGTGATCAACCCTGAACGGGGCAGGGGAGAACCGATTCTCCCGGAGATCGGTATCCTGGCCGTCAACCCGGCTGAGGCTCCTGTCTTGGCCGCATATGCCAAAACAGCGCAGATGCAGCGTGCCTTTCTTTTTCACTCCAACCTGTATTACTCAGATCGACTTTTTCTGGCCGGGCCTGCTGTGGGTGCGCCGATGGCTGCTATGTGTCTTGAAAAACTGATCGCGCTGGGCGCTCGGAAGATCATTCTTTATGGCTGGTGCGGTTCCTTGCAGGAGGAACTCCGGGTTATGGATATCCTCCTTCCGACCGAAGCCCTGTCCGAAGAAGGGACCAGTCGCCATTATCAGGATCAGAATGAACAACAGACGAGGATTGCTTCCTCTCCGACCTTGCAACAGCGGTTGGAGGGGATTTTAAACAAAGCAGATCTTGCCTATCAGACAGGAAAGATCTGGACCACAGATGCCCCGTATCGGGAAACCCGAACCAAGGTTGCTGAATATGCGAACCAGGGAATCTATGGGGTGGATATGGAGTTTTCAGCTCTCTGCTCCGTTGCCGCCTTCAGAGGGGGGGAGCTGGCTGCTGCCATGCTGGTTTCAGATGAGGTTTGGCGACAGCCCTGGCAGCCGCAATTTTCCCGGAAGGAGTTTAAGCGAAAGTCCCGGAAGCTGTTAACGCTCCTTTGCGATACATTGTAGGATACATAAAATTCTTGGTCAACGCAGAAGAGTTCGAGAAGAAAAAGTGGTTTTTTCTGTAGCATTGAAGAGTTGCGCATGGCGTTATTTGCTGACAAAAGCTGATTTATATTCTATATTGCGATTTGTTAGCTTATAGGCTTGTACAGCGTGCTAGTGCTATAGTGCTTTCCGGAAAAGAAGCCGTAGGTGTTTCTCGCTTCTTTTTCGGCAATCGCCTGAGTAAGGTGATCAGAGGGCTTTCATAGTGAGAGCCGATTTTTTCAGTGTTTTATTTATAAGGAGTTTTTTTCTCATGAAGAGCGTAAAAGGAATTTTTTCTCTGGCAATTGCTGTGCTGTTTTCACTCGGTTTTACTCTGACAGCCTTTGCGACCGACCTCACCAAGAGTGTTACTGATGCTGCGGGAGCAGTGGTTGACAGCGCAAAAAATTCCGCCGTTACAACAGCCAAGGAAAAAGCCAGTGAGGCCATAGCAAATGCTGTGGGTGAGGAGAAAAAAGAGGAAGTTGCTGCGGAAGAAAAGAAAGAAGAAGCTGCTGCTGGCGAAGAGGCAAAAGAGGAAGCAACAGCTGCTGACGAAAAGGAAGCAAAAGCAGCTGATGAGAAGGAAGAAGAAGCCGGTAAGTAACGGAACGTTTTTTTCAGGACGACATAGCATAGCATTGCGTCTGTTTTTTTTCGGCAATCTCCTGGAAAGGTGATGAGGATTTTCAAAGTGAGGATCCGATGCCGTTTTTTTTACAGGATTTTTTCCTGACAAGGAGTAAAAAAGATTATGAAGCCTATTTCTATTAAAATGATCATTGCGTTGATTGCCACTATACTGCTTTGCCTTGGCATGACACTAACGGTTTCAGCTTCTGAGGGCGGAGCTGCTGAAGCTGTTGTCGAAGCTGCCGAAGATGCTATGGACAACGCAGCAGACGAAGCTATGGAAGCAGCAGAAGATGAGGCTGATGAGGCTGATGAGGCTGCAGTCGAGATGACGGATGAGGACGGAGATGATGAAGGCTCTTCCGTAACAGAAGGTGAGGATGAAGGTGAGGATGAAGGCGAAAGTGAAGATGAGGAAGAAGCACCTTCAGCAGACTAAGACGTATTTCTGTTGATGCCGTTGAACTTATCAACGGTATTGATGATTGAATCCCTTGGCGGAACATAGGTTCTGCCAAGGGATTTTTTTTGTTTTGATCACATGAAGAGACTGCCAGAGAAGAAAAATGCCCGTTCACCAGGGGAAGGAGTGAACGGGCGGGTTGGAGGCCTTCCCGGAGGAGTTGAGAGGGCCTTTTCTGTGTTGTGAACTACAGCAACTCGCTGGCTAGCATGGACAGAGTAGAACGTTCGCCCTTTTGCAGAGTGATATGGGAGTACAGATGCTGCCCGCGCATTTTTTCGATCAGATAGCTTAAACCGTTGGACTGGGAGTCCAGGTAGGGATGATCTATCTGATGCACATCCCCGGTAAAGACGATCTTAGAATCCTCGCCAGCCCGAGTGATGATAGTTTTCACCTCATGGGGGGTCAGATTCTGGGCCTCATCAATGATAATATACATTTTAACCAGACTCCTGCCCCGGATATAGGCAAGGGGTTCAATGATCAGCTTTTTGTCTTCCAGCAGATCATGGAGTTTCTGGTGCATCTTGCTCTTTTCCGGGAACTGGCTGCGAATGACTGCTAGGTTGTCATAGAGCGGCTGCATATAGGGGCCGATCTTTGACTGGATATCTCCGGGGAGAAAACCAAGATCCTTATTGGATAGCGGCACGACCGGGCGGGCCAGCATGATCTGGCGATAATTTTTGCGCTGCTCCAGGGCGGATGCCAAGGCCAACAGGGTTTTTCCTGTTCCGGCCTTACCGCCGATGGTCACCAGCGGTACCCCGGTATTGCACAGGGCATGGACTGCAAAACTTTGCTCGGCATTACGCGGCATGATCCCGCAGACCTTGTTTTTGCGGACAAGCTGTATTTTGTTTTCTCCGGAATGGTAGGTTGCCAGGGCGGATTTATTGGCTTCACGAAGGATGATGAACTCATTGGCGGTCAAGCTTTCATCCTTTGGCAGGTCTAGGTCGTTCGCCGGAATTTCCTCGGTGGTATGCAGCTCGTCAATCAGACCAAAAGGACTGTCGTCAATAACGCGGGTGCCGGTATACAGGGCACCTAGATCCTTAACATGATCAGTAACGTAGTTCTCTGCCATCAGGCCCACAGCCTTGGCCTTCATTCGCAGGTTGACGTCCTTGGTGACCAGGACAAACAACTGGGATCTGTCTTCCTTGTACAGATGATAGCAGATATTGAGGATTTGATGATCCGGTTTTGCAGACGCAGGGAAGTGGCGCCGCAGCTCAGGGTGGGGTTCCTGCTCCAGTTTGATGGATAGGCGTCCTTTGCCCTCTCCCAGTGGAACTCCACCGTTGAACAGCTTGTTGGAGCTCAGTTTGTCCAGGGAGCGGACAAATTCACGGGCATGGAAATTGACGCTCTGATTTCCTTTTTTGAAATTATCAAGTTCCTCCAGCACCGTGATAGGCACGATAATATCATGCTCATCAAAATGGCTGATGCAGGATGAATCATGCAGGATCACATTGGTGTCCAAGATGAATGATTTGCGTACGTGTTTTTTTGTCATGGTTAACCTCCCCCTGTCCGGTTTCCTTTGCGGCGGATCAACCGCCTTCTTCTACCTATATGATACTTGTTCTCAATTCATTTGTACAATAGAGAGCGATTGCGGGGAATGCGTTCGGACGCTTCGAGCGTGAACATGTCGGATAAAATAATGAGATACCTGTTGAGGGGGATATGACGTTTTTTGGGGTGGGAGTATGTCGTGGGAGGCAGGTTAGAGGCAACCGATATAAGCCGCCCCGGCGTACAACATTGCTCTATCAGTACTGCATGTACTGCATGATTGCTTCTACCTTCTTGGCCAGTTTATTTTGTAAAAGGTGCGTTCCGAGCCACCCTGAACTGGATCCGTCCAACCTCCATCCTGCCTCACCCAATTTTCTTGTGTCCGGGAGCAAGCCCTGAGCATCGTCCCGATGTAAATCCATTCTACCCGGTGATTCCGGCGGAAATGAATTGCAAAAAATTAAACAGATGGTTGGAAAACTTGTATTTTGTTTTTAATGGGGGTAAAATTATTGCAAAAAATACATCTTTAAAGTGAAGCAGGATTGTATACTCACCTTTGCCAGAGTGGAAAGCATGGAATTTACAGACAGCCCGTGTACAGTACTTATTGTTGACGATGATCCTTTTGGAATTGTCCAGTTGCTGGTATTGTTGAAGGATTCCGGGTATGAATTGGTTACTGCTTCGGATGGAGCTTCAGCTATTGAGACAGTCCGTAACCAGCCTCCTGACATTATCCTCCTTGATATTCTTATGCCCAAAATGGACGGCTACGAAACCTGTCGACGCTTGAAGGAAAATGAATATTTTGAAGATATTCCGATTATCTTTTTGAGTGGTTTGCATTCAACTGAAGAAAAGATAAATGCTTTTGAAGCAGGCGGTGTAGATTATATTACTAAGCCGT includes:
- the arfB gene encoding alternative ribosome rescue aminoacyl-tRNA hydrolase ArfB, which produces MMDNREHYRITSSCVIPASELFFTYSRSSGKGGQHVNKVNTKVSLSFDLEASPSLTEEQKTLLKQRLGNRLNKQGVLRLDGDRQRSQRGNQEEVIQRFILLMRDALYIQKTRKKTRPSRNAKQRRLQGKKKRGQLKQQRGKRNFEQE
- a CDS encoding nucleoside phosphorylase; translation: MMRNQDCVINPERGRGEPILPEIGILAVNPAEAPVLAAYAKTAQMQRAFLFHSNLYYSDRLFLAGPAVGAPMAAMCLEKLIALGARKIILYGWCGSLQEELRVMDILLPTEALSEEGTSRHYQDQNEQQTRIASSPTLQQRLEGILNKADLAYQTGKIWTTDAPYRETRTKVAEYANQGIYGVDMEFSALCSVAAFRGGELAAAMLVSDEVWRQPWQPQFSRKEFKRKSRKLLTLLCDTL
- a CDS encoding PhoH family protein, translated to MTKKHVRKSFILDTNVILHDSSCISHFDEHDIIVPITVLEELDNFKKGNQSVNFHAREFVRSLDKLSSNKLFNGGVPLGEGKGRLSIKLEQEPHPELRRHFPASAKPDHQILNICYHLYKEDRSQLFVLVTKDVNLRMKAKAVGLMAENYVTDHVKDLGALYTGTRVIDDSPFGLIDELHTTEEIPANDLDLPKDESLTANEFIILREANKSALATYHSGENKIQLVRKNKVCGIMPRNAEQSFAVHALCNTGVPLVTIGGKAGTGKTLLALASALEQRKNYRQIMLARPVVPLSNKDLGFLPGDIQSKIGPYMQPLYDNLAVIRSQFPEKSKMHQKLHDLLEDKKLIIEPLAYIRGRSLVKMYIIIDEAQNLTPHEVKTIITRAGEDSKIVFTGDVHQIDHPYLDSQSNGLSYLIEKMRGQHLYSHITLQKGERSTLSMLASELL